From Lagenorhynchus albirostris chromosome 10, mLagAlb1.1, whole genome shotgun sequence, the proteins below share one genomic window:
- the SFTA2 gene encoding surfactant-associated protein 2, translating into MGAGLSLFILLTLLASSQGTGSEMTLQLKMKDSFLANSSYDSSFLGLPEKLCSLLHLPSGTNVTLHHAGSPHHVTCKV; encoded by the exons ATGGGGGCTGGGCTGTCCCTCTTCATCCTCCTGACCCTCCTCGCCAGCTCACAGGGAACAG GGTCAGAAATGACTTTGCAACTGAAGATGAAGGACTCCTTTCTGGCAAATTCCTCCTATGATTCCAGCTTCCTGGGACTGCCCGAGAAG ctctgctccctcctccacctcccatcAGGGACCAATGTCACCCTGCATCATGCAGGATCCCCACACCACGTCACCTGCAAAGTCTGA
- the VARS2 gene encoding valine--tRNA ligase, mitochondrial isoform X10: MDAGSSVAVTEAFVRLYKAGLLYRSRQLVNWSCALRSAISDIEVESRPLPGCTELRLPDSPTPVSFGLLFSVAFPVDGEPDAEVVVGTTRPETLPGDVAVAVHPDDSRYTHLHGRQLRHPLTGQLLPLITDCAVQPHLGTGAVKVTPAHSPADAELGARHGLSPLSVIAEDGTMTSLCGDWLQGLHRFVAREKILSALRERGLFRGFQDHPMVLPICSRSGDVVEYLPKSQWFVCCREMGNRAAKAVESGALELSPSFHQKNWQHWFSHTGDWCVSRQLWWGHQIPAYLVVEEHTQGDAKDCWVVGRTEAEAREVAAELTGRPGAELTLERDPDVLDTWFSSALFPFSALGWPQETPDLARFYPLSLLETGGDLLLFWVGRMVMLGTQLTGQLPFSKVLLHSMVRDRQGRKMSKSLGNVLDPRDIINGVELQVLQEKLRDGNLDPAELVIAASAQRKDFPHGIPECGTDALRFALCSHGALGGDLHLSVSEVLSFRHFCNKIWNALRFILNALGEKFIPQPAEELSPASPMDAWILSCLARTARDCERGFLTRELALVTHALHHFWLHNLCDVYLEAVKPVLLHLPRPPGPLQVLFSCADIGLRLLAPLMPFLAEELWQRLPPRPGGAPAPSICVAPYPSALSLEHWHQPELERHFSRVQEAVHALRALRATYQLTKARPRVLLQSSEPGEQGLFEAFLEPLGTLGHCGAVGLLPPAAAAPSGWAQAALSDTVQVYMELQGLVDPQTHLPRLAARRHKLQKQLDGLIARTPSEGEAETQRQQRLSSLQLELSKLDKAASHLRHLMDVSPSPGEL, from the exons ATGCAGAGGTTGTGGTAGGAACCACGAGGCCAGAGACGTTGCCTGGAGACGTGGCTGTGGCCGTCCATCCCGATGACTCCCGATACACA cATCTACATGGACGACAACTTCGTCATCCCTTGACGGGGCAGCTTCTCCCCCTTATCACAGACTGTGCTGTTCAGCCACACCTGGGCACAG GGGCAGTGAAGGTGACTCCAGCTCACAGCCCTGCCGATGCTGAGCTGGGGGCCCGACACGGCTTGAGCCCCCTGAGTGTCATTGCGGAGGATGGGACCATGACCTCCCTCTGCGGGGACTGGCTGCAG GGTCTGCACCGATTTGTGGCCCGGGAAAAGATTCTGTCAGCACTGAGGGAACGGGGCCTGTTCCGGGGATTCCAGGACCACCCTATGGTGCTGCCCATTTGCAG CCGTTCCGGGGATGTGGTAGAATACCTACCGAAGAGCCAGTGGTTTGTCTGCTGCCGGGAAATGGGGAACAGAGCCGCCAAG GCTGTGGAGTCAGGGGCCCTGGAGCTCAGTCCCTCCTTCCACCAGAAGAACTGGCAGCACTGGTTTTCCCACACGGG GGACTGGTGTGTCTCCCGGCAGCTGTGGTGGGGTCATCAGATTCCAGCCTACCTGGTTGTAGAGGAGCACACACAG GGCGACGCGAAGGACTGTTGGGTGGTCGGGCGGACAGAGGCTGAGGCCAGAGAAGTAGCTGCAGAATTGACAGGGAGACCAGGGGCGGAGCTGACCCTGGAGAGGG ACCCCGATGTCCTGGATACCTGGTTCTCCTCggctcttttccccttttctgccCTGGGCTGGCCCCAAGAG ACCCCAGACCTGGCTCGTTTCTACCCCCTGTCACTTTTGGAAACGGGTGGTGACCTCTTGCTGTTCTGGGTGGGCCGCATGGTCATGTTGGGGACCCAGCTCACAGGGCAGCTCCCCTTCAGCAAG GTGTTGCTGCACTCCATGGTTCGGGACAGGCAGGGCCGGAAGATGAGCAAGTCGCTGGGGAATGTACTGGACCCACGGGACATCATCAATGGGGTGGAGCTGCAG GTGCTGCAGGAGAAGCTGAGGGATGGGAACTTGGACCCCGCAGAGCTGGTGATCGCGGCCTCAGCACAG AGAAAGGACTTTCCTCATGGGATCCCCGAGTGTGGGACAGATGCCCTGAGATTCGCCCTGTGCTCCCATGGGGCCCTGG gGGGCGACTTGCACCTGTCTGTCTCTGAGGTCCTGAGCTTCAGACATTTCTGCAATAAGATCTGGAATGCCCTGCGCTTTATCCTAAATGCTCTTGGGGAGAAATTCATACCCCAGCCTGCAGAGGag CTGTCCCCCGCCTCCCCCATGGACGCCTGGATCCTCAGCTGCCTGGCCCGCACTGCCCGGGACTGCGAGCGGGGCTTCCTCACCCGCGAGCTCGCGCTCGTCACCCACGCCCTGCACCACTTCTGGCTTCACAACCTCTGTGACGTCTACTTG GAGGCTGTGAAGCCAGTGCTGTTGCACTTGCCCCGCCCCCCAGGGCCTCTTCAGGTCCTGTTCTCCTGCGCTGACATCGGTCTCCGCCTCCTCGCCCCGCTGATGCCCTTCCTGGCTGAAGAGCTCTGGCAGAGGCTGCCCCCCAGGCCTGGTGgcgcccctgcccccagcatctGTGTTGCCCCCTACCCCAGTGCCCTCAGCTTG GAGCACTGGCACCAGCCCGAGCTGGAGCGGCACTTCTCCCGGGTCCAGGAGGCTGTGCACGCGCTGAGGGCTCTCCGTGCCACGTACCAGCTCACCAAGGCCCGGCCCCGAG TGCTGCTGCAGAGCTCAGAGCCAGGAGAGCAGGGCCTCTTTGAGGCCTTCCTGGAGCCCTTGGGCACCCTGGGCCACTGTGGGGCCGTGGGCCTTCTACCCCCAGCTGCAGCAGCTCCCTCGGGCTGGGCCCAGGCCGCTCTCAGTGACACCGTTCAGGTCTACATGGAGCTGCAG GGCCTGGTGGACCCCCAGACCCACCTACCTCGGCTAGCTGCCCGAAGACACAAGTTGCAGAAGCAGCTTGATGGCCTCATAGCCCGGACCCCatcagagggagaggcagagactCAGAGGCAGCAGAGG CTTTCTTCCCTCCAGTTGGAACTGTCAAAACTGGACAAGGCGGCCTCTCACCTCCGGCACTTGATGGATGTGTCTCCCAGCCCTGGGGAGCTTTGA